One stretch of Aphis gossypii isolate Hap1 unplaced genomic scaffold, ASM2018417v2 Contig01147, whole genome shotgun sequence DNA includes these proteins:
- the LOC126555824 gene encoding uncharacterized protein LOC126555824 yields MYKCYLCLKDFRSIAKLIWHMKIYHNLGNNYFYLCKQQYCARDFRGLKKFRQHLNREHFQVTVNQNDELNVSNTITKPIVESSVELPNIFNKSSTFFELNSTPLTNNIESYELIEESVIINDLVNNHTKQILDNENNLFPYDEILKRNILQFITKLMSKPYLTNSLVQDVVESVMELFSSGIIEQLKCKVVPILKCDSSTKLEVEKMFDSLQDPFFELQTHYQRIKYLISNNLFFKPETVVVGHTKEKRYINGEDKLLTVPIHGHFLSMKKNLKAFFELPNVLKVATEFMHDSSLHNKTLTSFLDGSTWKDMKLKFSEKIVLPLFLYYDDAEMGNPLGSHSGIHKIGCIYYTVAALPPEYLSSLNNIFTAFLFHTSDRGTTKVPNKIMFSRLINELIDLQTNGISVCVDNAYTTIYFALGLVLGDNLGLNSILGFVESFSANYYCRICRCPKPELQKMLRESFQSLRNENNYEMDINTINATDTGLNERCIFHDVPNFHAVRNIVCDFMHDIPEGVARYDMAIIVQNLIIKKYFTLDQLNSRIVLYQYGLTENKNCPPIINQSHLNNGSIIMSASEMLCLVRNFGLIFGELIPKSSKNWKLYILLRKIVDLCCARSIQPECSKLLDSLVSEHNRLYMELSNKTLKPKFHLLTHYGRLLLKNGPIKLTSSIRFEAKHKVLKSIANSVPCRINLGHTITFKLQLQTVSRLLSKSGLDQDLQLGMGTNRIPTTELPYSFMSKLPNEFLSSVFNASWLQYKGQLYKKGMLMVINYNLCECTFGKIMYMFSSKSKIPYYVLNRLITIGFDSHYYAYEIIKNENCSELEGFYINELPDPTPTVAHVLGNGKMYATLKYAL; encoded by the coding sequence atgtataaatgttatttatgtttaaaagatTTCCGATCCATTGCAAAGTTAATTTggcatatgaaaatatatcataatcttggaaataattatttttacctttgtaaacaacaatattgtgCACGCGATTTCAGGGGCTTAAAAAAATTCAGGCAGCATTTAAATAGGGAACATTTCCAAGTTACAGTAAATCAAAATGATGAACTCAATGTTAGTAATACAATAACTAAACCCATTGTTGAATCTTCAGTAGaactacctaatatatttaacaaatcatctactttttttgaacttaATAGTACACccttaacaaataatattgaatcttATGAATTAATTGAAGAATCTGTCATTATAAATGACCTTGTTAATAATCatactaaacaaatattagacaatgaaaataacttatttccttatgatgaaattttaaaaagaaatatattacaatttattacaaaattaatgtcAAAGCCTTATCTTACTAACTCATTGGTACAAGATGTAGTGGAAAGTGTTATGGAGCTGTTTTCAAGTGGTATAATAGAACAATTAAAGTGTAAAGTTGTtcctatattaaaatgtgattCTTCCACAAAACTAGAggtagaaaaaatgtttgattcatTGCAAGACCCattttttgaactacaaacTCATTATCAAcgaattaagtatttaatttctaataatttgtttttcaaaccAGAAACTGTGGTGGTAGGTCATACAAAAGAAAAGCGTTATATTAATGGTGAAGATAAGCTTTtaacagtacctatacatgGGCATTTTctttctatgaaaaaaaatcttaaagcCTTTTTTGAACTTcctaatgttttaaaagttgCAACTGAATTTATGCATGATTCATCATTACACAATAAAACTCTTACTTCTTTTTTGGATGGCTCGACATGGAaagatatgaaattaaaattttctgaaaaaattgttttacctcTTTTTCTGTACTATGATGATGCTGAAATGGGAAACCCATTAGGTTCCCATTCTGGCATACATAAAATAgggtgtatatattatactgttgcaGCCTTACCACCTGAATATTTGtcatctttaaataatatatttacagcaTTTTTGTTTCATACTTCAGATCGTGGGACTACCAAAGTACCCaataaaatcatgttttcTCGTCTTATCAATGAACTGATTGATCTTCAAACCAATGGAATTTCTGTATGTGTTGACAATGCTTACActactatatattttgcaCTAGGGTTAGTTTTAGGAGATAATTTGGGATTAAACTCTATCTTGGGTTTTGTCGAAAGTTTTTCTGCAAATTATTACTGTAGAATATGTCGTTGTCCAAAACCAGAACTACAGAAAATGTTAAGGGAATCTTTTCAATCATTacgaaatgaaaataattatgaaatggatattaatacaataaatgcaACAGATACTGGATTAAATGAACGTTGTATCTTTCACGATGTTCCAAATTTCCATGCTGTTCGAAACATAGTTTGCGATTTCATGCATGATATTCCCGAGGGAGTAGCTCGTTATGATATGGCAATCATTGTacaaaatcttataattaaaaaatattttactcttgATCAATTAAATTCTCGTATTGTTCTTTATCAGTATGGtttaacagaaaataaaaattgtcctccaataataaatcaatccCATTTGAATAATGgttcaataataatgtctGCCTCGGAGATGCTCTGTTTGGTTAGAAATTTTGGTCTCATTTTTGGTGAACTGATTCCTAAAAGCTCAAAAAATTggaaactatatattttactaagaaaaattgttgatttatGTTGTGCAAGGAGTATACAACCTGAGTgttctaaattattagattCTCTTGTTAGTGAACATAATCGATTATATATGGAATTATCTAATAAGACTCTTAAACCAAAGTTCCATCTCCTTACTCATTATGGTCGTCTTTTACTGAAGAATGGtccaataaaattaacatcttCTATACGCTTTGAAGCAAAACATAAAGTATTAAAGTCAATTGCTAATTCTGTTCCCTGTCGTATAAATCTCGGTCacacaataacatttaaacttcAACTACAAACTGTAAGTCGCTTGCTATCCAAATCTGGTTTAGACCAAGACCTACAATTGGGAATGGGAACAAATAGAATTCCCACTACTGAGTTACCTTATTCTTTTATGAGTAAATTACCTAATGAGTTTTTATCATCTGTCTTTAACGCTTCCTGGCTTCAATATAAAGgacaactttataaaaaaggtATGCttatggtaataaattataatctttgtGAGTGTACATTTgggaaaataatgtatatgttttcCAGCAAATCAAAAATCCcttattatgtacttaatcGTTTGATTACTATTGGTTTTGACTCTCATTATTATgcctatgaaattataaaaaatgaaaactgttCTGAACTTGAaggattttatattaatgagtTACCTGATCCTACTCCAACAGTTGCTCATGTTTTAGGTAATGGAAAAATGTAtgctacattaaaatatgcattataa
- the LOC126555823 gene encoding uncharacterized protein LOC126555823, with protein MLNLIAQWAVTHNISNTAFSALLKCLKSHQCFDNFPIDARTILKPNPHSSPMEIQSIPPGVYHHFGISNGLTSLGNILNYTEETIKILIGIDGLPLTKSFNSTFWSILGCVRYPSNYPHIFLIGLYWGKDKPEESNIFLKDMVNELIELSKNGFMTEFGKKKVIVDGFCYDAPAKSYILKTKGHTGFFSCSRCSTEGIYFENRVCFPDIKFTKRTHSDFLNRRNDDYHVTNSTSIITEIPHLNIIYDFPLDYMHLICLGVVKNLILLWLVFDHGTVSFWPNYIYISPRDTTGVANDKVSGYKIKLCPASSPLRCLVTARQPMAEPPASPASMCPSSHNG; from the coding sequence atgttaaatttaatagcacAATGGGCAGTAACTCATAACATTTCTAATACAGCCTTTTctgcattattaaaatgtttaaaatcccATCaatgttttgataattttccCATAGATGCCAgaactattttaaaaccaaatccACATTCTAGTCCAATGGAAATTCAATCTATTCCACCTGGTGTTTACCATCATTTTGGTATTTCTAATGGCCTAACTTCATtaggaaatatattaaactatactgaagaaacaattaaaatattaataggtattgacGGACTACCTCTTACCAAAAGCTTCAATAGTACATTCTGGTCCATTCTTGGTTGTGTACGGTACCCATCAAATTATCCACATATATTTCTCATTGGTCTTTATTGGGGGAAAGATAAGCCTGAAgagagtaatatatttttaaaggacATGGTAAATGAACTTATTGAGTTatcaaaaaatggttttatgacagagtttggaaaaaaaaaggtcattgTCGATGGGTTTTGCTATGATGCCCCAGCTaaaagttacattttaaaaactaaaggtCATACTGGGTTTTTTTCATGTTCAAGGTGTAGTACCGAgggaatttattttgaaaatagagTATGCTTTcctgatattaaatttaccaaaAGAACTCATTCAGACTTTTTAAATCGTAGAAATGATGATTATCATGTTACTAATTCTACTTCAATAATAACTGAAATTccacatttaaacataatttatgactTCCCATTAGATTATATGCATCTTATATGCTTAGGAGTAGTGAAAaacttgattttattatggttAGTGTTCGATCACGGAACGGTTTCCTTTTGgccaaattatatatatatatctccTCGGGACACCACAGGTGTGGCAAACGATAAGGTGTCCGGCTACAAGATAAAGTTGTGTCCGGCAAGCTCCCCCCTCCGCTGTTTGGTGACAGCTCGTCAGCCTATGGCCGAACCGCCAGCCAGCCCGGCGTCTATGTGTCCGTCCTCTCACAACGGTTGA